One stretch of Aeromicrobium fastidiosum DNA includes these proteins:
- a CDS encoding type II toxin-antitoxin system VapC family toxin: MTVYFDTSAIVPLTVSERSTQTCRALWESAEDMVTSQLAYVEAAAALAQAHRIGRIGTAAHRTGLKVLDDLWSDMTVVPVDDDLVGHAATLADTQALRGYDAVHCASALAIADRDMVAATGDRRLVDAWQHLGLSTVDVSR; encoded by the coding sequence GTGACGGTCTACTTCGACACGTCAGCGATCGTTCCGCTGACCGTCAGCGAGAGATCGACCCAGACGTGCCGCGCCCTGTGGGAGTCCGCCGAAGACATGGTGACCAGCCAGCTCGCCTACGTCGAGGCGGCCGCGGCCCTGGCCCAAGCACACCGGATCGGACGGATCGGCACAGCGGCTCACCGCACGGGCCTGAAGGTGTTGGACGATCTGTGGTCAGACATGACGGTCGTCCCGGTCGACGACGACCTCGTCGGCCACGCCGCGACCCTGGCTGACACGCAGGCTCTCCGCGGGTACGACGCCGTCCACTGCGCCAGTGCGCTCGCGATCGCCGACCGCGACATGGTGGCCGCGACAGGCGATCGGCGACTCGTCGACGCTTGGCAGCATCTCGGCCTCTCGACCGTCGACGTATCGCGCTGA
- a CDS encoding type II toxin-antitoxin system Phd/YefM family antitoxin translates to MSIGIRQLRRTLSEQLAAVQDGHTVTITSHGKPIARLVPVGRPTKLEQLRAAGLVREPTRQRQPLPEPARAEGTVSDLVAEQRR, encoded by the coding sequence ATGAGCATCGGCATTCGGCAGCTTCGCCGGACCTTGAGTGAGCAGCTCGCAGCCGTCCAGGACGGTCACACCGTCACGATCACGTCCCACGGCAAGCCCATCGCACGGCTTGTCCCGGTCGGCCGCCCGACGAAGCTCGAGCAGCTCCGGGCTGCGGGGCTCGTCCGCGAACCCACCCGTCAACGGCAGCCGCTACCCGAACCGGCCCGAGCCGAAGGCACCGTCTCCGATCTCGTGGCCGAACAGCGACGGTGA
- a CDS encoding MBL fold metallo-hydrolase — translation MRVHHLSCGSFCPPLVGDMVCHVLLCESDDGLVLIDTGLGLADYADPRGRMGPTRHLLNLASTPADTAVLQLQARGFDAADVSHIVLTHLDFDHIGGLSDFAHATVHTTADEHAAAVTSPDMLDRKRYRPAQWAHGPAWQIHAGRGDQWRDGLTGHEVLPGITLVPMPGHSRGHAAVAVDAGERGLVVHAGDAVFDASSYADATPSGQRLDRVRALRAFEQVVGRDRAAIARNHVTLRRLNDSEGVTVVPAHDKRVFDDVVGLGVSTG, via the coding sequence GCGGATCGTTCTGCCCACCACTCGTCGGCGACATGGTCTGCCACGTGCTGCTGTGCGAGTCGGACGACGGGCTCGTGCTCATCGACACCGGCCTCGGCCTGGCCGACTACGCGGACCCGCGGGGCCGGATGGGGCCGACCCGGCACCTGCTCAATCTTGCCTCGACCCCGGCCGACACCGCGGTGCTGCAGCTGCAGGCTCGGGGGTTCGACGCCGCCGACGTGTCGCACATCGTGCTGACGCACCTCGACTTCGACCACATCGGCGGGCTGTCGGACTTCGCGCACGCGACCGTCCACACCACGGCGGACGAGCACGCGGCCGCCGTCACGTCCCCGGACATGCTCGACCGCAAGCGCTACCGGCCGGCCCAGTGGGCACACGGCCCGGCGTGGCAGATCCACGCCGGCCGGGGTGACCAGTGGCGGGACGGCCTCACTGGCCACGAGGTGCTGCCCGGCATCACGCTCGTCCCCATGCCGGGGCACTCGCGCGGCCACGCAGCGGTGGCCGTGGACGCGGGTGAGCGCGGGCTCGTCGTGCACGCGGGCGACGCGGTCTTCGACGCATCCTCGTACGCCGACGCGACGCCGTCAGGTCAGCGGCTCGATCGGGTGCGTGCGCTGCGAGCGTTCGAGCAGGTGGTGGGGCGTGACCGCGCGGCGATCGCCCGCAACCACGTGACGCTGCGGCGGCTCAACGACAGCGAGGGCGTGACGGTCGTCCCGGCCCACGACAAGCGGGTGTTCGACGACGTGGTGGGGCTGGGCGTTTCTACAGGTTGA
- a CDS encoding DUF3800 domain-containing protein, with protein MYLLFVDESGTHGSSHSFVLGGVAIHEDDAQILQTALDKIVSQHLDRIPPNLDEYELHASEMRNAKKPASPTAKKTSMWASVDRATRHKILAAAYDLIASFKPSDPRLPLTIFGRRGGLPLPPGVHA; from the coding sequence ATGTATTTGCTGTTCGTGGATGAATCGGGCACTCATGGGAGCAGCCATTCGTTCGTGCTCGGAGGAGTGGCCATCCATGAGGATGATGCTCAGATCCTGCAAACAGCACTCGACAAGATCGTCTCGCAGCACTTGGACCGCATTCCACCGAACCTCGACGAGTACGAGCTGCATGCGAGCGAGATGCGCAACGCAAAAAAGCCAGCGAGCCCTACTGCCAAGAAGACGAGCATGTGGGCCTCGGTGGATCGCGCTACCCGCCACAAGATCCTCGCGGCTGCCTACGATCTCATCGCCAGTTTCAAGCCCTCAGACCCCCGGCTGCCGCTGACGATCTTTGGGCGTCGTGGTGGACTCCCGCTTCCACCAGGCGTCCACGCCTGA